The Anomaloglossus baeobatrachus isolate aAnoBae1 chromosome 4, aAnoBae1.hap1, whole genome shotgun sequence genome contains the following window.
GTATCCATTGTACTACAAATCACCATGGAGCATATTACATCCATATTGTGCCATGCCTCCTAAGTCTGTTGTATTCCTCCATGTAGGACTATCTCCCCATATAGTGCTCTATAATCGTAATATAATACTCTGTATCCCCATATagcgctttattattattattatttattattatagcgccatttattccatggcgctttacaagtgaaagagggtatacgtacaacaatcattaacagtacaagacagactggtataggaggagagaggaccctgcctgcgagggctcacagtctacagggaatgggtgatggtacaataggtgaggacagagctggttgcgcagtggtctactgggctgagggctattgtagataCTTTATATTTCCAGACTATCGTGTAGGGGCCGATATCAGATCAGAGACTGCAAATCACAGCCCCAGATAAACCAGTAACAGGCGAGATTATCTCCACTGCACGGAGCAGCCTCATCCCCCGCACTCCCTGTGCTACATTACAGATATGTAGCTAGAGATCagcggcgccagctcctgtgatgaatgggtggtggctcttagaagagcctttgtggtgcggagcagcggtggtgatcacttggcgctggtgtacttggtgacggccttggtgccctcggacacggcgtgcttggccagctctccgggcagcagcaggcgcacggcggtctggatctcccgaGAGGTGAAGCGTTTGATGCTCCCGCTCTGCAGTGGCCGGTAATGCCCCGTATAACATGGAGGAAGCAGTGACTGCAGGAGCGGAGTCTCGGTGCTGAGCGGCCGCTGCTCACTCTCCTGACAGCGGCTTTTCCTTCTACATTCAGATATTTCACATTAGAAGCTGCAAAAACAACAACGGAGATTGGAAACCGAGAATTAGAGGAAGAAGAGGAGCTGAAGCGTCATCAGCCGCAGTCCTCTGTGCGGTCCGCCTCCCGGTGACTGCGGGGGATGTTCCGGCTGCGGGAGATCGGGTGCAGTCCTCACTTCTGGAGAAATAAAAATGATTGTGATAACGAAGAACGACGACGAGAAACACCGGACACTGAAGGGTTAACAGACAGAGCAGGTGGTGAAAATCGAATTTGAACCTTCCCGCTCAGTGGCCGATAGCTCCTCCCACTCTTTGTCTCCATCGTGTAACACGCGGCCTCAGGGCGGTCGTTCTGCTGATATTTCAACATCCGCCGATTCCCAGCGCCCGACACAGATCTGTGCGATCTGCAGACGATGAAGTTGTTTCTCTTTCTCACGAGTCTTAACTAATTACAAACATGGCACTATTGGAACAGAGCGAATTTCACAGACCGATACAATCTCCGCCCGacctgcagatattctccaagcAGAACAGCAATCTGGAGTGCGGATCCCCCTGCGACATCCCCAGATGCCACAGTCCCCAGATGCCACAGTCCCCGACATCAGACACCGGATCCCAATAACCGCATCACAAGGCGCATGAGTATGGCAGCGGAACCTTCCTCCGTCCGTCACTGATCGCTGTGATCCTGACGGGATCAGTGTCGGCTCTGAGAAAAGACTGTTAGAATAAGTCGGTCTGGAggacaatggaaaaaaaaaagttccacCATCAAGAGGGCGCCGCATATTAAGCGGCTCCAAGTAACAGGACAGATGGTAAGAAACCAGCGGTGCGATTATCCAGATCCAGGCGGACGCTGCGGCTTGTGCTGACGGAACAGAGAAAATAAGCAACAGGAGCCTCCGCAGCGCCGCCCGTCACATGTAGAGACCGCGCCCCGGACACTGCGGGGAATGAGGAGAATCAGAGACCAGGAATCAGCTCGTCTGAgggaggatgtggtggctctgaaaagagcctttgtgttgtgctcGGGGGTGCGGGACAGATCTACGCCCTCTCCCCGCGGATGCGGCGGGCCAGCTGGATGTCTTTGGGCATGATGGTGACCCTCTTGGCGTGGATGGCGCACAGGTTGGTGTCCTCGAACAGCCCCACCAGATAAGCCTCGCTGGCCTCCTGCAGGGCCATGACGGCCGAGCTCTGGAAGCGCAGATCGGTCTTGAAGTCCTGGGCGATCTCTCTCACCAGGCGCTGGAAGGGAAGCTTCCGGATCAGCAGCTCGGTGGATTTCTGGTAGCGGCGGATCTCCCGGAGAGCAACTGTCCCCGGCCGGTAGCGATGCGGCTTCTTCACGCCGCCAGTGGCGGGAGCGCTCTTCCTGGCGGCCTTAGTGGCCAGCTGCTTGCGGGGAGCTTTCCCTCCGGTGGATTTACGGGCGGTCTGCTTAGTTCTGGCCATAGCTCTGTATAGAAGAGAACAGAAGTGATGAGAGGAGCAGCGGGAGCAGAGTATTTATCCTCCTATGCGCGTCCTCATTGGCCTGTTTATAACCGCCCCCTGCACGCAATTAGTTGCTACACATAAAAGAAAACTATCTAGCCAATAACCACCTGAGGTGTCTGACCAATTACTTTTCGATGAAGCACCGCCCCTCAGTAACCCCGCCCCTCAGTCTGCCCGCCACGCTTGTAACCCCGCTTTTTCCTGTGCTGTGTGTCATTGGTCTGCAGAAACACGCCCCCTGTACTCTATTAGTTATGACACAAAAGAAAATAATACAGCCAATAATCATCCTATGTCTCTGACCAATCAATATTCAGAAGAAGCTCTCAGAAGAAGCCCCGCCCTTTAGAATCCCCCTCGGTAACCCCGCCCCTGTTGTAACCCTGTTTGTGTCCCTTCCCCTCAGTGGTCCCGCATCTCCCCCCTCCCATGTTGCGCTCAGCTACTCACTCATTTCCCGCCGCTCTAATAAACAGTGTCACTTCCCGGCTACACGCGGCTCTGGAGCCACCAATGtaactgcagctccatctccccgcacacagcgctgtacagtgcAGCTCCCGCATTATCACTACATCCCCCGGCAACAATCATCTACCGCCCCCTGTACACGAGATCACCGTGCAGATCTACATAGCGAGAAATACAAATACTGGTCATAGGGGGACAAGAGTgacacagctctgcaggacaacgtggtggcactgatcatacagctctgcaggacaaggtggtggctctgatcatacagctctgcaggacaaggtggtgacactgatcatacagctctgcaggacaaggtggtggcactgatcatacagctctgcaggataaggtcgtggcactgatcatacagctctgcaggacaaggtggtgacactgatcatacagctctgcaggacaaggtggtgacactgatcatacagctctgcaggacaagatggtggctctgatcatacagctctgcaggacaaggtggtggcactgatcatacagctctgcaggacaaggtggtgacactgatcatacagctctgcaggacaaggtggtgacactgatcatacagctctgcaggacaaggtgacggcactgatcatacagctctgcaggacaaggtggtggcactgatcatacagctctgcaggacaaggtggtgacactgatcatacagctctgcaggacaaggtggtggcactgatcatacagctctgcaggacaaggtggtggcactgatcatacagctctgcaggacaaggtggtggctctgagaagagcctttgtggtagGAGGACAGAGCGGCTCCGCTTATTTCTTGGCCGCGGGCTTCTTGGCTTTAGTCGCCTTCTTAGCCGGACTCTTGGCAGCTTTGGGTTTTGCCGCCTTCTTAGCCGGACTCTTCGTCACCTTCTTGGGCTTTGGAGCAGTCTTCGGCTTCTTGGGGCTCTTTGCCGCTTTCTTGGCGGCTGCTGcgggcttcttggcctttttcggGCTTTTCTTGGCCGCGGCCGGAGCCTTCTTGGGCTTCTTCGGAGATTTGGCCGCTttcttggctgccggcttcttaggcttggccgcagctgctggcttcttcttggccgccttgtccttcgtCTCCTGCTTCTTGTTGAGCTTGAAGGACCCGGAGGCGCCGCTGCCCTTCACCTGGAGCAGGGAGCCCTTGTTGACCAGAGCCTTGATGGCCAGCTTCAGGCGGCTGTTATTCTTCTCCACATCGTATCCTCCGGCAGACAGAAGCTTCTTCAGGGCGGCCAGAGACACCCCACTGCGCTCCTTGGAGGCGAACACGGCTTTCATGATCAGGTCGGAGGCGCTGGGACCGGAGGATTTGCTGCTTTTCTTGGCGGCCCCGGATTTCTTCGGCGCCTTGTTCGCTTTAGCGGCCGGTTCGGCGGGAGGAGGAGCGGCGGCCGGTGCGGTCTCTGCCATCGTATGAGcgcgaaataaacaaaaaaaatctcCTGAGAGAAAAATCACTGAGGACAGAGCTGGAGGCGCCTTTTATACATAGTCTTATtgcgcactgattggctgctgagaTGCACCGTCCTGAGCTTCTATTGGCTGCCACTCAGCACAGGCCCCGCCTTCTCCCGGCTGAGCCCAGTGAAGCTCCGCTCTCCTCTTGTGCTTCCCTGCCCGGGATAAAAGCTCTATATTATCGTCTACAGCCGGACGGGTGAGGAGCTTCCGCCATCACTTCTCCTCCGCCATCATCTCCGCGGAGCGTGTGTGGCCGTCACTGCCAGAGATGCCGGGAAAGAGCGGAGAGGATCCCGGGATCAGCGCCGCCGTCCTCCCGATCTGCTCATCACTGAGTGTCCGGGAAGATAAACCTGCTGCGGGAGCTCGTCCTCCTATTCCCGGCTCTTGTCACCACCACAGGGATCTTCACTACAATATATATCGTGCAGGAAGCGGATTGTACGATGTGGGGGCGACCTGGAGCTGCTGAGAGCCCAGAAGGGTAACACAGGCGATGGCCTCCGCTGCCTGCACCTCCCGGAGCTGGAATATAAATCTATCCCGTGTGTGCAGAGTATTGGGGGGAGGACACGTCTCACATTAGTGGATCACACCCGGAGGAGGATGAGTGCGATCTCCGGCACAAGATTGTGTCTTATCCTCTGCAGCTtttagcacagctgtatatagagtacagcaccgagcacagctgtatatagagcatagCACcgacacagctgtatatagagaacAGCACGGAGTGCAGCTGTATATATAGCACAGTTGTATATAGCGCACAGCACCGAgtgcagctgtatatagagcacagcaccgagtgcagctgtatatagagcacagcaccgagtacagctgtatatagagcacacctgtatatagagcactgcaccgagcacagctgtatgtaGAGCactgcaccgagcacagctgtatatagagtacagcaccgagcacagctctatatagagtacagcactgagcacagctttatatagagtacagcactgatcacagctgtatatagagcacagcaccgagcacagctgtatatagattacagcaccgagcacagctgtatatagtgtacagcactgagcacagctgtatatagtgtacagtaccgagcacagctctatatagagtacagcactgatcacagctgtatatagagcacagcaccgagcacagctgtatatagattacagccccgatcacagctgtatatagagcacagcactgagcacagctgtatatagattacagccccgatcacagctgtatatagagcacagcaccgagcacagctgtatatagattaCAGCCCCaatcacagctgtatatagagcacagcactgagcacagctgtatatagagaacAGCACCgaacacagctgtatatagagcacagcaccgagcacagctgtatatagagcacagcaccgagcacagctgtatatagagcacagatcAGGTTATACAGGGTATagaagtcatatatatatatacatggtctCGCCTCTTTCTTCCGCAGCTCGGTGTTCTCGGTCGCTCCTTCCTATGGCTCCTGCGCTTCTTCTCTGCTTCTGGCTCATTCTTCAGACTTTCTCTCTGTATGTCACTGAAGGGATCTGTGCAATACATTACACCTCTCGTCTTCTCGCATTTACCTATTCCTTGTGCAATAACATTTCCTTTTGGACATGTGCAATATTTTATCAGgacatttctatttttttcataTAATATCTATTTTTTTCTCTTTGTATTGATTGGTATTTTCCGCTCAGACATACACAACATTTTTTGCGGTTTCTTTTTTGGAAATATGGTTGTTTATTTATTTGATGAAACAAAAGTGACCTGCTCATATTGGATTCTTCTGACCTCTTGTGGTTATTCTGGGAATTGCAGCTGTTTGAAGAATAAGTTGATCATTATGATGCCATTCGTTCTACAAATTAATCATTTTTTTGTATCTATTCCTGTGCTTCTGTGCTTTGGGCATATTGAGGAGGCGCATT
Protein-coding sequences here:
- the LOC142301060 gene encoding histone H1.01-like, translating into MAETAPAAAPPPAEPAAKANKAPKKSGAAKKSSKSSGPSASDLIMKAVFASKERSGVSLAALKKLLSAGGYDVEKNNSRLKLAIKALVNKGSLLQVKGSGASGSFKLNKKQETKDKAAKKKPAAAAKPKKPAAKKAAKSPKKPKKAPAAAKKSPKKAKKPAAAAKKAAKSPKKPKTAPKPKKVTKSPAKKAAKPKAAKSPAKKATKAKKPAAKK
- the LOC142301059 gene encoding histone H3-like → RAMARTKQTARKSTGGKAPRKQLATKAARKSAPATGGVKKPHRYRPGTVALREIRRYQKSTELLIRKLPFQRLVREIAQDFKTDLRFQSSAVMALQEASEAYLVGLFEDTNLCAIHAKRVTIMPKDIQLARRIRGERA